One Nerophis lumbriciformis linkage group LG19, RoL_Nlum_v2.1, whole genome shotgun sequence DNA segment encodes these proteins:
- the gigyf2 gene encoding GRB10-interacting GYF protein 2 isoform X4: MAETQTLNFGPEWLRALSGGGGGGGGSGGGGSSSITVASPPLSPALPKYKLADYRYGREEMLALYVEDHKIPVDLYDKEFLPILQEEPLPPLALVSFTEEEQRNFVMSVNSGAVLWRGGGGPVVGAPRGRSISRGRGRGRGDGGFYQRSFDDVEGFGRGGREMHRSQSWEERGDKRFEKPGRKDLEGAPGHFQINHIRNNYEDAGSGLPRKHDFIRSESGNWRTSRDDQNDGLRTTVWREHPEQRRRVPFDARDDERSYRRPRSGSGSLEEDRDALPEWCLEDTDGEAGTFDSSGAFLSLKKASKEPILEEAELDFKPLEECKETLDDDVSQPKETKETETEAKKIVERKEAHPRSKSVSPSHPNKTEESKRPAQGQPPLEQPPELCKVPLHVPMSNSMLESLPMTRISTTLTEVRTPLSAMQQPQQKPLKAPVAMSNHLSFSSSMMAPIARPTAVLHDTDEDEGLKHLEHEAEKMVAYLQDSVVDDDRLATKTSAKTKPAGLPLTHEAALKWFYKDPQGEIQGPFGNQEMAEWFQAGYFTMSLLVKRGCDDLFEPLGEMMKIWGRVPFTPGPAPPPLQGDGDQERLKRQQELTTLNLYQLQQLQYQYRLRQQYAHALAQQKAAVLSSAPPQQQQEHQQQLNLLQQQYQALKIRTSESLLPPVTRCLSVPDTGSVWEMQNPSSQAPCAPSLPPAASSTWVGSSVWDLPIDSIAKAPTIEQMQQLESKAAKLELERLEAEMRAKKEEEERKRQDEALRARQEEERKRLEEEQLARQKQEEALRRQREQEEAHQRQKEEEERLAQAENLRRLEERRREEQERKKREEFIRKQEEERRKQEELEALRRQEEEKRAEAAAAAAAATAAAAAALAQQELEEQKKREQEAERQQEQQRQRQQQQEALRRLQQQQQLAQMKLPLSSKWGQQSANNINQAQNALSLAEIQKLEEERERQAQVDQQRQQQELLKVQQQQALQQAQQPQAKLSGWGHVANQPPVTKSLLEIQREEAQQMNQKEQPPQQQQQQQQQQQPHHPIVTQQTRSQNRTTSLSNSVWGSANTIPCTNWALDSSSIWGDTHNSNMGFWDEAVKEAIQQPPPTRKGNSQKNKGNANLSNSASGRANKKVGEEEKLLKLFQGVNKSHQDTFMQWCEDTLHSLNTANNLDVPTFASFLKEVDSPYEVHDYVRAYLGDTPEAKDFAKQFLERRAKQNANQQKQVPPSQANQPLALKQQQDSVWGGTGSSTPYQANHTSGQQQQQQRFEAVTSGKKKKKQKMVRADPSLLGFSVNASSERLNMGEIETLEDN, translated from the exons ATGGCCGAGACCCAGACACTTAACTTTGGACCTGAATG GCTCCGTGCCCTATctggaggtggaggtggaggtggaggcaGCGGAGGCGGAGGAAGCAGCAGCATCACTGTTGCCTCGCCGCCTCTTTCACCTGCATTGCCAAAGTACAAACTTGCAGATTATCGCTACGGGAGAGAAGAAATGTTAGCACTTTATGTAGAAGACCACAAG ATCCCCGTAGACCTATATGATAAGGAGTTCCTGCCCATATTGCAAGAGGAGCCCTTGCCGCCCCTGGCACTTGTGTCTTTTACAGAGGAAGAACAG aGAAATTTTGTCATGTCCGTAAACAGTGGTGCTGTACTTTGGCGGGGAGGCGGCGGTCCAGTCGTCGGGGCACCTCGGGGTCGAAGTATCTCAAGGGGTAGAG GCCGAGGAAGAGGAGACGGAGGGTTTTACCAAAGAAGTTTCGATGATGTGGAAGGTTTTGGCCGCGGGGGCAGGGAGATGCATCGCTCCCAGAGCTGGGAGGAAAG GGGAGATAAGAGGTTTGAAAAGCCAGGTCGAAAAGACCTAG AAGGTGCTCCAGGACATTTTCAGATTAATCATA TTCGAAACAACTACGAGGACGCTGGTTCTGGCCTGCCGAGAAAGCACGACTTCATCCGCTCGGAGAGTGGGAACTGGCGTACCTCTCGTGACGATCAGAACG ATGGGCTTCGGACTACGGTGTGGCGTGAACACCCAGAACAGCGGCGCCGTGTCCCGTTTGACGCACGAGACGACGAACGCAGCTACAGGAGGCCGCGGTCAGGCAGCGGCAGCCTGGAAGAAGACAGAGACGCTCTGCCTGAGTGGTGTCTTGAAGACACTGATGGGGAGGCAGGCACCTTTGATTCATCAGGGGCTTTTCTCTCACTCAAG AAAGCCTCCAAAGAGCCCATCTTGGAGGAGGCAGAGTTGGATTTTAAACCCTTGGAGGAGTGTAAGGAGACGCTAGACGATGATGTCAGTCAGCCTAAGGAGACCAAAGAGACAGAAACGGAGGCCAAGAAAATTGTTGAACGAAAAG AGGCCCATCCTCGTTCCAAATCTGTGTCGCCAAGCCATCCCAACAAAACAGAAGAGTCTAAGAGGCCAGCCCAAGGACAACCACCGCTGGAGCAACCACCAGAACTGTGCAAAGTTCCCCTGCATGTCCCCATGTCCAACAGCATGCTTGAGTCACTACCCATGACCCGTATTTCTACGACCCTTACAG AAGTGCGCACGCCATTGTCTGCCATGCAGCAGCCTCAGCAAAAGCCCTTGAAGGCTCCTGTGGCCATGAGCAACCATCTGTCCTTTTCTTCAAGTATGATGGCACCCATCGCCAGGCCCACTGCTGTGTTACATGACACAGATGAAGATGAGGGGTTGAAGCATCTTGAGCAT GAAGCAGAGAAGATGGTGGCATACTTGCAGGATAGTGTGGTGGACGATGACAGACTTGCAACAAAGACCTCAGCAAAGACCAAACCCGCGGGCCTTCCACTTACCCATGAAGCTGCTCTCAAGTGGTTTTACAAAGACCCTCAAGGGGAGATACAAG GTCCTTTTggtaaccaggagatggcagagTGGTTCCAGGCAGGTTACTTCACCATGTCTCTCTTAGTTAAAAGAGGATGTGATGACTTATTTGAGCCGTTGGGGGAGATGATGAAGATTTGGGGAAGAGTCCCTTTCACTCCAGGGCCTGCACCTCCACCTCTGCAG GGTGACGGTGATCAAGAAAGATTGAAGAGGCAGCAGGAGCTTACCACGCTCAATCTTTACCAATTACAACAGCTCCAATATCAATACCGCTTAAG GCAGCAGTATGCTCACGCCCTGGCCCAGCAAAAGGCTGCAGTCCTCAGCTCAGCTCCTCCTCAGCAGCAGCAAGAACACCAACAGCAGCTTAACCTGCTTCAACAGCAATACCAGGCTCTTAAGATAAG AACATCTGAGAGCCTTCTACCTCCTGTTACACGTTGCCTGTCTGTACCTGACACAGGTTCTGTTTGGGAAATGCAGAATCCATCCTCCCAGGCTCCCTGTGCGCCAAGCCTCCCACCAGCAGCTTCAAGCA CATGGGTTGGCAGCAGTGTGTGGGACTTGCCCATAGACTCCATAGCGAAAGCGCCAACCATCGAGCAGATGCAGCAATTGGAGTCGAAAGCTGCAAAG TTGGAACTAGAGAGACTTGAAGCTGAAATGAGAgccaaaaaggaagaagaagagcgGAAGCGGCAGGACGAGGCTTTGCGGGCTCGTCAGGAAGAAGAGCGCAAGCGCCTAGAAGAGGAGCAGTTGGCGCGACAAAAACAG GAGGAAGCGCTCCGACGACAGAGAGAACAGGAAGAGGCACATCAGAGGCAAAAAGAGGAGGAGGAAAGACTGGCACAGGCGGAAAACCTGCGAAGACTTGAGGAGAGGAGACGGGAAGAGCAAGAGAGGAAGAAACGTGAGGAGTTCATTCGTAAGCAG GAGGAAGAGCGCAGGAAACAGGAGGAGCTTGAAGCACTAAGAAGACAGGAAGAGGAGAAACGGGCAGAGGCAGCTGCTGCAGCTGCTGCTGCTACTGCTGCTGCTGCAGCTGCCCTGGCTCAGCAGGAGCTAGAGGAGCAGAAGAAGAGGGAGCAGGAGGCAGAGAGACAGCAGGAGCAGCAGAGACAacggcagcagcagcaggaggcgcTCAGGCGGCTTCAACAGCAGCAGCAGCTAGCACAAATGAAG CTTCCATTGTCCTCAAAGTGGGGTCAGCAGTCAGCCAACAATATCAACCAGGCTCAGAACGCGCTGTCACTGGCCGAGATCCAGAAACTAGAGGAGGAACGAGAAAGACAGGCTCAAGTTGAC CAGCAGCGCCAGCAACAGGAACTCCTGAAGGTACAGCAGCAACAGGCCCTGCAACAGGCCCAGCAGCCCCAAGCTAAGCTGTCAGGGTGGGGCCATGTGGCGAATCAGCCCCCTGTCACAAAATCCTTGCTAGAGATCCAGAGGGAGGAAGCACAACAGATGAACCAGAAGGAGCAGCcgccgcagcagcagcagcagcagcagcagcagcagcaaccgCACCATCCAATTGTCACCCAGCAGACCAGGTCGCAGAACAGAACT ACATCTCTGAGCAACTCTGTGTGGGGGTCAGCAAACACCATTCCCTGCACAAACTGGGCTTTAGATTCAAGCAGCATCTGGGGTGACACCCACAACTCCAACATGGGCTTCTGGGATGAGGCTGTTAAGGAGGCAATACAGCAGCCTCCACCCACCAGGAAAGGCAATTCACAGAAAAACAAGGGCAATGCCAACCTCAG TAATTCTGCAAGTGGGCGAGCAAACAAGAAGGTGGGAGAGGAAGAGAAGCTACTCAAGCTGTTCCAAGGCGTCAACAAGAGCCACCAGGACACCTTCATGCAGTGGTGTGAAGACACACTGCACAGCCTCAACACGGCCAACAATCTGGATG TTCCCACATTTGCATCCTTCCTGAAAGAAGTGGACTCTCCGTATGAGGTGCACGACTACGTCAGGGCCTACCTGGGGGATACGCCCGAGGCCAAGGACTTTGCCAAGCAGTTCCTGGAGCGTCGTGCCAAACAGAACGCCAATCAACAAAAGCAAGTGCCGCCTTCGCAAGCCAACCAACCACTGGCCCTCAAACAACAGCAG
- the gigyf2 gene encoding GRB10-interacting GYF protein 2 isoform X2, whose translation MAETQTLNFGPEWLRALSGGGGGGGGSGGGGSSSITVASPPLSPALPKYKLADYRYGREEMLALYVEDHKIPVDLYDKEFLPILQEEPLPPLALVSFTEEEQRNFVMSVNSGAVLWRGGGGPVVGAPRGRSISRGRGRGRGDGGFYQRSFDDVEGFGRGGREMHRSQSWEERGDKRFEKPGRKDLEGAPGHFQINHIRNNYEDAGSGLPRKHDFIRSESGNWRTSRDDQNDGLRTTVWREHPEQRRRVPFDARDDERSYRRPRSGSGSLEEDRDALPEWCLEDTDGEAGTFDSSGAFLSLKKASKEPILEEAELDFKPLEECKETLDDDVSQPKETKETETEAKKIVERKVLTRLNKVLDEVPSVPSPAAPPITEAHPRSKSVSPSHPNKTEESKRPAQGQPPLEQPPELCKVPLHVPMSNSMLESLPMTRISTTLTEVRTPLSAMQQPQQKPLKAPVAMSNHLSFSSSMMAPIARPTAVLHDTDEDEGLKHLEHEAEKMVAYLQDSVVDDDRLATKTSAKTKPAGLPLTHEAALKWFYKDPQGEIQGPFGNQEMAEWFQAGYFTMSLLVKRGCDDLFEPLGEMMKIWGRVPFTPGPAPPPLQGDGDQERLKRQQELTTLNLYQLQQLQYQYRLRQQYAHALAQQKAAVLSSAPPQQQQEHQQQLNLLQQQYQALKIRTSESLLPPVTRCLSVPDTGSVWEMQNPSSQAPCAPSLPPAASSTWVGSSVWDLPIDSIAKAPTIEQMQQLESKAAKLELERLEAEMRAKKEEEERKRQDEALRARQEEERKRLEEEQLARQKQEEALRRQREQEEAHQRQKEEEERLAQAENLRRLEERRREEQERKKREEFIRKQEEERRKQEELEALRRQEEEKRAEAAAAAAAATAAAAAALAQQELEEQKKREQEAERQQEQQRQRQQQQEALRRLQQQQQLAQMKLPLSSKWGQQSANNINQAQNALSLAEIQKLEEERERQAQVDQQRQQQELLKVQQQQALQQAQQPQAKLSGWGHVANQPPVTKSLLEIQREEAQQMNQKEQPPQQQQQQQQQQQPHHPIVTQQTRSQNRTTSLSNSVWGSANTIPCTNWALDSSSIWGDTHNSNMGFWDEAVKEAIQQPPPTRKGNSQKNKGNANLSNSASGRANKKVGEEEKLLKLFQGVNKSHQDTFMQWCEDTLHSLNTANNLDVPTFASFLKEVDSPYEVHDYVRAYLGDTPEAKDFAKQFLERRAKQNANQQKQVPPSQANQPLALKQQQDSVWGGTGSSTPYQANHTSGQQQQQQRFEAVTSGKKKKKQKMVRADPSLLGFSVNASSERLNMGEIETLEDN comes from the exons ATGGCCGAGACCCAGACACTTAACTTTGGACCTGAATG GCTCCGTGCCCTATctggaggtggaggtggaggtggaggcaGCGGAGGCGGAGGAAGCAGCAGCATCACTGTTGCCTCGCCGCCTCTTTCACCTGCATTGCCAAAGTACAAACTTGCAGATTATCGCTACGGGAGAGAAGAAATGTTAGCACTTTATGTAGAAGACCACAAG ATCCCCGTAGACCTATATGATAAGGAGTTCCTGCCCATATTGCAAGAGGAGCCCTTGCCGCCCCTGGCACTTGTGTCTTTTACAGAGGAAGAACAG aGAAATTTTGTCATGTCCGTAAACAGTGGTGCTGTACTTTGGCGGGGAGGCGGCGGTCCAGTCGTCGGGGCACCTCGGGGTCGAAGTATCTCAAGGGGTAGAG GCCGAGGAAGAGGAGACGGAGGGTTTTACCAAAGAAGTTTCGATGATGTGGAAGGTTTTGGCCGCGGGGGCAGGGAGATGCATCGCTCCCAGAGCTGGGAGGAAAG GGGAGATAAGAGGTTTGAAAAGCCAGGTCGAAAAGACCTAG AAGGTGCTCCAGGACATTTTCAGATTAATCATA TTCGAAACAACTACGAGGACGCTGGTTCTGGCCTGCCGAGAAAGCACGACTTCATCCGCTCGGAGAGTGGGAACTGGCGTACCTCTCGTGACGATCAGAACG ATGGGCTTCGGACTACGGTGTGGCGTGAACACCCAGAACAGCGGCGCCGTGTCCCGTTTGACGCACGAGACGACGAACGCAGCTACAGGAGGCCGCGGTCAGGCAGCGGCAGCCTGGAAGAAGACAGAGACGCTCTGCCTGAGTGGTGTCTTGAAGACACTGATGGGGAGGCAGGCACCTTTGATTCATCAGGGGCTTTTCTCTCACTCAAG AAAGCCTCCAAAGAGCCCATCTTGGAGGAGGCAGAGTTGGATTTTAAACCCTTGGAGGAGTGTAAGGAGACGCTAGACGATGATGTCAGTCAGCCTAAGGAGACCAAAGAGACAGAAACGGAGGCCAAGAAAATTGTTGAACGAAAAG TTTTAACACGGTTGAACAAAGTATTAGATGAGGTGCCATCTGTTCCTTCACCTGCCGCTCCACCAATCACAGAGGCCCATCCTCGTTCCAAATCTGTGTCGCCAAGCCATCCCAACAAAACAGAAGAGTCTAAGAGGCCAGCCCAAGGACAACCACCGCTGGAGCAACCACCAGAACTGTGCAAAGTTCCCCTGCATGTCCCCATGTCCAACAGCATGCTTGAGTCACTACCCATGACCCGTATTTCTACGACCCTTACAG AAGTGCGCACGCCATTGTCTGCCATGCAGCAGCCTCAGCAAAAGCCCTTGAAGGCTCCTGTGGCCATGAGCAACCATCTGTCCTTTTCTTCAAGTATGATGGCACCCATCGCCAGGCCCACTGCTGTGTTACATGACACAGATGAAGATGAGGGGTTGAAGCATCTTGAGCAT GAAGCAGAGAAGATGGTGGCATACTTGCAGGATAGTGTGGTGGACGATGACAGACTTGCAACAAAGACCTCAGCAAAGACCAAACCCGCGGGCCTTCCACTTACCCATGAAGCTGCTCTCAAGTGGTTTTACAAAGACCCTCAAGGGGAGATACAAG GTCCTTTTggtaaccaggagatggcagagTGGTTCCAGGCAGGTTACTTCACCATGTCTCTCTTAGTTAAAAGAGGATGTGATGACTTATTTGAGCCGTTGGGGGAGATGATGAAGATTTGGGGAAGAGTCCCTTTCACTCCAGGGCCTGCACCTCCACCTCTGCAG GGTGACGGTGATCAAGAAAGATTGAAGAGGCAGCAGGAGCTTACCACGCTCAATCTTTACCAATTACAACAGCTCCAATATCAATACCGCTTAAG GCAGCAGTATGCTCACGCCCTGGCCCAGCAAAAGGCTGCAGTCCTCAGCTCAGCTCCTCCTCAGCAGCAGCAAGAACACCAACAGCAGCTTAACCTGCTTCAACAGCAATACCAGGCTCTTAAGATAAG AACATCTGAGAGCCTTCTACCTCCTGTTACACGTTGCCTGTCTGTACCTGACACAGGTTCTGTTTGGGAAATGCAGAATCCATCCTCCCAGGCTCCCTGTGCGCCAAGCCTCCCACCAGCAGCTTCAAGCA CATGGGTTGGCAGCAGTGTGTGGGACTTGCCCATAGACTCCATAGCGAAAGCGCCAACCATCGAGCAGATGCAGCAATTGGAGTCGAAAGCTGCAAAG TTGGAACTAGAGAGACTTGAAGCTGAAATGAGAgccaaaaaggaagaagaagagcgGAAGCGGCAGGACGAGGCTTTGCGGGCTCGTCAGGAAGAAGAGCGCAAGCGCCTAGAAGAGGAGCAGTTGGCGCGACAAAAACAG GAGGAAGCGCTCCGACGACAGAGAGAACAGGAAGAGGCACATCAGAGGCAAAAAGAGGAGGAGGAAAGACTGGCACAGGCGGAAAACCTGCGAAGACTTGAGGAGAGGAGACGGGAAGAGCAAGAGAGGAAGAAACGTGAGGAGTTCATTCGTAAGCAG GAGGAAGAGCGCAGGAAACAGGAGGAGCTTGAAGCACTAAGAAGACAGGAAGAGGAGAAACGGGCAGAGGCAGCTGCTGCAGCTGCTGCTGCTACTGCTGCTGCTGCAGCTGCCCTGGCTCAGCAGGAGCTAGAGGAGCAGAAGAAGAGGGAGCAGGAGGCAGAGAGACAGCAGGAGCAGCAGAGACAacggcagcagcagcaggaggcgcTCAGGCGGCTTCAACAGCAGCAGCAGCTAGCACAAATGAAG CTTCCATTGTCCTCAAAGTGGGGTCAGCAGTCAGCCAACAATATCAACCAGGCTCAGAACGCGCTGTCACTGGCCGAGATCCAGAAACTAGAGGAGGAACGAGAAAGACAGGCTCAAGTTGAC CAGCAGCGCCAGCAACAGGAACTCCTGAAGGTACAGCAGCAACAGGCCCTGCAACAGGCCCAGCAGCCCCAAGCTAAGCTGTCAGGGTGGGGCCATGTGGCGAATCAGCCCCCTGTCACAAAATCCTTGCTAGAGATCCAGAGGGAGGAAGCACAACAGATGAACCAGAAGGAGCAGCcgccgcagcagcagcagcagcagcagcagcagcagcaaccgCACCATCCAATTGTCACCCAGCAGACCAGGTCGCAGAACAGAACT ACATCTCTGAGCAACTCTGTGTGGGGGTCAGCAAACACCATTCCCTGCACAAACTGGGCTTTAGATTCAAGCAGCATCTGGGGTGACACCCACAACTCCAACATGGGCTTCTGGGATGAGGCTGTTAAGGAGGCAATACAGCAGCCTCCACCCACCAGGAAAGGCAATTCACAGAAAAACAAGGGCAATGCCAACCTCAG TAATTCTGCAAGTGGGCGAGCAAACAAGAAGGTGGGAGAGGAAGAGAAGCTACTCAAGCTGTTCCAAGGCGTCAACAAGAGCCACCAGGACACCTTCATGCAGTGGTGTGAAGACACACTGCACAGCCTCAACACGGCCAACAATCTGGATG TTCCCACATTTGCATCCTTCCTGAAAGAAGTGGACTCTCCGTATGAGGTGCACGACTACGTCAGGGCCTACCTGGGGGATACGCCCGAGGCCAAGGACTTTGCCAAGCAGTTCCTGGAGCGTCGTGCCAAACAGAACGCCAATCAACAAAAGCAAGTGCCGCCTTCGCAAGCCAACCAACCACTGGCCCTCAAACAACAGCAG